A stretch of Cynocephalus volans isolate mCynVol1 chromosome 9, mCynVol1.pri, whole genome shotgun sequence DNA encodes these proteins:
- the TIFA gene encoding TRAF-interacting protein with FHA domain-containing protein A gives MSSFDDADTEETVTCLHMTVYHPAQLRNGIFQSIKFCNREKLSSSEVVKFGRNSTCHYTFQDKQVSRVQFSLQLFKKFGSSVLSFEIKNMSKKTSLIVDSRELGYLNKMDLPYKCIVRFGEYQFLMEKEDGESLEFFETQFILSPRSLLEENNWPPHKPIPEYGSYSYCSTQNTSPIEMDENEL, from the coding sequence ATGTCCAGTTTCGATGATGCAGACACAGAAGAGACGGTAACTTGTCTCCATATGACTGTTTACCATCCTGCTCAGTTGCGAAATGGAATATTTCAATCAATAAAGTTTTGTAACCGAGAAAAACTCTCCTCCAGCGAAGTAGTGAAATTTGGCCGAAATTCCACCTGTCATTATACTTTTCAGGACAAACAGGTTTCCCGAGTTCAGTTTTCTCTGCAGCTGTTTAAGAAGTTTGGCAGCTCAGTTCtctcttttgaaattaaaaatatgagtaaGAAGACCAGTCTGATTGTGGACAGTAGAGAGCTGGGCTACCTAAATAAAATGGACCTGCCATACAAGTGCATAGTGAGATTTGGTGAGTATCAGTTCCTGATGGAGAAAGAAGATGGAGAGTCATTGGAATTTTTTGAGACTCAATTTATTTTGTCTCCAAGATcactcttggaagaaaacaacTGGCCACCACATAAGCCCATACCTGAGTATGGCAGTTATTCATACTGTTCCACACAAAACACTTCTCCTATAGAAATGGATGAAAATGAATTGTGA